In Lotus japonicus ecotype B-129 chromosome 5, LjGifu_v1.2, one genomic interval encodes:
- the LOC130718636 gene encoding agamous-like MADS-box protein AGL29 — protein MGRRKIEIALVKDPNTRQVTFSKRRSGLFKKAHELSILCGSEVAIVVFSPGNKPYSFGHPSVDAVAAKFLDEESNPNDDSQDGSTSDDDSSTEVVVDVEERNLQLADVMAQIHKEEKKAKELDETLKQLQEGQELDDLYVEARGMVRKRLDEFEVADSMILLSQKPVEGITATKQVARKRRRKN, from the coding sequence ATGGGTCGAAGGAAGATTGAGATTGCACTTGTGAAGGATCCCAACACAAGGCAGGTCACATTCTCCAAGCGTAGATCAGGCTTATTCAAGAAAGCTCATGAGTTGTCCATTTTGTGTGGATCAGAAGTTGCCATTGTTGTGTTTTCTCCAGGGAACAAACCTTACTCCTTTGGCCACCCAAGTGTTGATGCTGTTGCAGCCAAGTTTCTTGATGAAGAGAGCAATCCAAATGATGATTCCCAAGATGGTAGCACTAGTGATGATGACTCTTCTACTGAAGTTGTTGTTGATGTGGAGGAACGGAATCTACAACTTGCTGATGTGATGGCTCAAATTCACAAGGAGGAAAAGAAGGCTAAGGAACTTGATGAGACCTTGAAACAACTCCAAGAGGGTCAAGAATTGGATGATTTGTATGTGGAAGCACGAGGTATGGTGAGAAAGCGTCTCGATGAGTTTGAGGTAGCGGATAGTATGATCCTCCTTTCACAGAAACCTGTGGAGGGAATCACGGCAACAAAACAAGTTgctagaaaaagaagaagaaagaattgA
- the LOC130718871 gene encoding epsin-3 isoform X1 → MGSLLLEQMKKQTSNFLQEKYKSARMTFTDVTEIELLTEEATNKDDCSPDAKTMTRIAEASFDIDEYWRIVDILHRRLYSIDWEQWRQSYKALVLLEFMLTHGPEEFAREFQCYTGIIEELGSFTHIDDKGFNWGSRMQNLSDQILKLLQSGEALKEARLKALKITNEIQGFGSSLNSPSSSTSPTSLFSEASPGSSSFSSFSTSSTPASYICSSDHHKNVVSPSNNVKHVDENHLWDGPGSEEKNVLVDSDEDAGEVGKPKGFVSEMCSKIIGSGKMGSREKIEFRCISDVGSKVTKKRFDRQYSLWF, encoded by the exons ATGGGTAGCCTATTGCTAGAACAAATGAAAAAGCAGACATCAAATTTCCTCCAAGAAAAGTACAAATCTGCTAGGATGACGTTTACAGATGTTACTGAAATTGAATT GCTGACTGAGGAAGCAACAAATAAGGATGATTGCAGCCCTGATGCCAAAACAATGACTAGAATTGCAGAGGCATCCTTTGACATTGATGAATATTGGAGGATTGTTGATATTCTTCATAGAAG GTTGTACAGTATTGATTGGGAACAATGGAGGCAATCTTACAAAGCACTAGTTCTTCTTGAATTCATGCTAACACATGGTCCTGAAGAGTTTGCTCGAGAATTTCAATGTTATACGGGAATTATTGAAGAGCTAGGAAGTTTTACTCATATTGACGACAAAGG GTTTAACTGGGGATCTAGAATGCAAAATCTATCAGACCAAATACTCAAACTCCTACAGAGTGGAGAAGCTCTCAAAGAGGCACGTTTGAAGGCTCTCAAAATAACTAATGAAATACAAGGATTTGGAAGTTCACTAAACtctccatcatcatcaacatcaccCACCTCATTGTTTTCTGAAGCATCACCAGGCTCTTCATCATTTAGTTCATTTTCTACCTCGAGTACTCCTGCAAGTTACATTTGTTCTAGTGATCATCATAAAAATGTTGTGTCCCCATCAAATAATGTAAAGCATGTGGATGAAAACCACCTTTGGGATGGTCCTGGAAGTGAGGAGAAGAATGTTTTGGtggattctgatgaggatgcAGGGGAAGTGGGAAAACCAAAAGGGTTTGTGAGTGAAATGTGCTCAAAGATTATTGGTAGTGGCAAAATGGGAAGTCGTGAAAAGATTGAATTCAGATGCATCTCTGATGTTGGGAGCAAGGTGACTAAAAAGAGATTTGATCGCCAATATTCTCTTTGGTTTTAA
- the LOC130718871 gene encoding ENTH domain-containing protein C794.11c isoform X2 produces MTRIAEASFDIDEYWRIVDILHRRLYSIDWEQWRQSYKALVLLEFMLTHGPEEFAREFQCYTGIIEELGSFTHIDDKGFNWGSRMQNLSDQILKLLQSGEALKEARLKALKITNEIQGFGSSLNSPSSSTSPTSLFSEASPGSSSFSSFSTSSTPASYICSSDHHKNVVSPSNNVKHVDENHLWDGPGSEEKNVLVDSDEDAGEVGKPKGFVSEMCSKIIGSGKMGSREKIEFRCISDVGSKVTKKRFDRQYSLWF; encoded by the exons ATGACTAGAATTGCAGAGGCATCCTTTGACATTGATGAATATTGGAGGATTGTTGATATTCTTCATAGAAG GTTGTACAGTATTGATTGGGAACAATGGAGGCAATCTTACAAAGCACTAGTTCTTCTTGAATTCATGCTAACACATGGTCCTGAAGAGTTTGCTCGAGAATTTCAATGTTATACGGGAATTATTGAAGAGCTAGGAAGTTTTACTCATATTGACGACAAAGG GTTTAACTGGGGATCTAGAATGCAAAATCTATCAGACCAAATACTCAAACTCCTACAGAGTGGAGAAGCTCTCAAAGAGGCACGTTTGAAGGCTCTCAAAATAACTAATGAAATACAAGGATTTGGAAGTTCACTAAACtctccatcatcatcaacatcaccCACCTCATTGTTTTCTGAAGCATCACCAGGCTCTTCATCATTTAGTTCATTTTCTACCTCGAGTACTCCTGCAAGTTACATTTGTTCTAGTGATCATCATAAAAATGTTGTGTCCCCATCAAATAATGTAAAGCATGTGGATGAAAACCACCTTTGGGATGGTCCTGGAAGTGAGGAGAAGAATGTTTTGGtggattctgatgaggatgcAGGGGAAGTGGGAAAACCAAAAGGGTTTGTGAGTGAAATGTGCTCAAAGATTATTGGTAGTGGCAAAATGGGAAGTCGTGAAAAGATTGAATTCAGATGCATCTCTGATGTTGGGAGCAAGGTGACTAAAAAGAGATTTGATCGCCAATATTCTCTTTGGTTTTAA